From the genome of Fusarium oxysporum f. sp. lycopersici 4287 chromosome 3, whole genome shotgun sequence, one region includes:
- a CDS encoding CMGC/CDK/CDC2 protein kinase (At least one base has a quality score < 10): MDNYQKLEKIGQGACGAIYKARDLANGERIVALKKIRLEAEDEGVPSTSIREISLLKELQHPNILRLLNIVHADYHNLYLVFEFLDIDLKRYMETLPVSDGGRGKVLPEGSSAYLMQLGMNDTVVRKFMYQLCAGVNYCHSHRILHRDLKPANLLIDKEGNLKLADFGLARAFGVPLRPYTHDVVTLWYRAPELLLGAKQYSTGVDMWSVGCIFAEMCVRKPLFPGDSEIDKIFKIFRTLGTPTEDVWPGVTSYRDFKSSFPKWQRNYDQALCNNLNKAGLELLDMTLIYNPAGRISAKQACNHPYFEGFVA, encoded by the exons ATGGATAATTACCAGAAGTTGGAGAAAATTGGCCAAG GTGCCTGCGGTGCCATTTACAAGGCCCGTGACCTTGCCAATGGGGAACGAATTGTAGCATTGAAAAAAATCCGTCTCGAAGCCGAGGATGAGGGTGTACCGAGCACTTCCATCCGGGAGATTTCTCTCCTCAAGGAACTGCAGCACCCTAACATCTTGCGTCTTCTGAACATCGTTCACGCTGATTACCACAATCTTTACCTCGTTTTCGAATTCCTTGATATCGACCTGAAAAGGTACATGGAGACCTTACCGGTCAGTGACGGTGGACGAGGCAAGGTGCTTCCGGAGGGGTCATCGGCATACCTCATGCAATTAGGCATGAACGACACGGTGGTCAGAAAATTCATGTACCAGCTTTGTGCTGGCGTTAATTACTGCCACTCCCACCGTATCTTGCACCGAGATCTGAAGCCCGCTAATCTCCTCATCGACAAGGAAGGAAATCTCAAGTTAGCCGATTTTGGGTTGGCACGAGCGTTTGGTGTGCCTCTGCGCCCATACACTCATGATGTCGTGACGCTCTGGTACCGAGCACCTGAACTTCTACTGGGCGCAAAACAATACTCGACGGGTGTTGATATGTGGTCTGTCGGCTGTATCTTTGCAGAGATGTGCGTTCGAAAGCCGCTATTTCCTGGTGACTCTGAGATTGATAAGATCTTTAAAATCTTCCG CACATTGGGTACTCCTACGGAAGACGTTTGGCCTGGAGTTACCTCGTACCGTGATTTCAAGTCCTCGTTTCCTAAGTGGCAACGTAACTACGATCAGGCTCTCTGCAATAACCTCAACAAAGCAGGGCTCGAACTTCTCGATATGACGCTGATCTACAATCCGGCTGGACGCATTTCGGCCAAACAGGCCTGCAACCACCCTTACTTTGAAGGCTTTGTTGCGTAG